In a genomic window of Deltaproteobacteria bacterium:
- a CDS encoding ATP-binding protein, which produces MYRKALKDLKQWAATERPKPLILRGARQVGKSYLAKLLADNMLLDLCTVNLEKTKLREVENQESFSIDRVISEISLVCKKKISDNSLIFLDEIQAQPAAINALRYFYEDRPGLRVIAAGSLFEVIISKQKVSIPVGRVEYYYLSPMTFFEFLQALDEEQLLSQLQHITLDSPPSKTLHEMATELLKEYYFVGGMPEAVATYVESKDREAVRKVHYSLVHTYREDITKYASGGLQNKILKVLEYVPANIGEKVIFSKISRQHSTDIKNAIALLAMANVIYRCCHNSCTGLPLSAGADCNILKLYFLDVGLYNSLTGLEWGDLFKLTPDNLLTKGNIAEQFAVQHLAFLTPTKEPSDLYYWLRGKKKGAAEVDFICSYKSKILPIEVKSGASGKMRSLWQLVYDKKIDSAIRLDLSLRKSLYSTVSHHIRTGDGLKSVKCNLIGLPIYLVENLFAILGGANDALAKKSI; this is translated from the coding sequence ATGTACAGGAAAGCACTAAAGGACTTAAAGCAATGGGCAGCAACTGAAAGGCCTAAGCCCTTAATACTTAGGGGCGCGAGACAGGTGGGCAAGAGTTACCTAGCTAAGCTACTTGCAGACAATATGCTTCTAGACTTGTGCACGGTTAACCTGGAGAAGACCAAACTCAGAGAAGTTGAAAATCAAGAGAGCTTTTCAATTGACAGAGTAATTTCTGAAATAAGTTTGGTTTGCAAGAAGAAGATCTCTGACAACTCCCTTATTTTCTTAGATGAAATTCAAGCACAACCCGCTGCAATAAACGCTCTACGTTATTTCTATGAAGATAGACCAGGGCTTCGGGTCATTGCCGCTGGTTCGTTGTTTGAAGTAATTATCAGCAAACAAAAGGTATCGATACCAGTGGGAAGAGTGGAGTACTACTATCTGAGCCCCATGACATTTTTTGAATTTCTTCAGGCCCTCGACGAAGAGCAGCTTCTTAGTCAACTGCAGCACATAACACTGGATTCCCCGCCGTCAAAGACCTTGCACGAAATGGCAACCGAATTGCTGAAAGAGTACTACTTTGTCGGTGGAATGCCCGAAGCGGTGGCAACATATGTTGAGTCAAAAGATCGAGAAGCGGTAAGGAAAGTTCACTATTCGCTAGTACACACCTATAGAGAGGACATTACAAAATACGCCAGCGGTGGACTGCAGAATAAAATATTAAAGGTTCTCGAATATGTCCCAGCCAATATTGGCGAAAAAGTTATTTTCAGCAAAATATCCCGGCAACATTCCACCGATATTAAAAATGCTATAGCGCTACTAGCCATGGCAAACGTTATTTATCGTTGCTGCCACAATAGTTGTACTGGCTTGCCTCTAAGCGCTGGAGCTGATTGCAATATTTTAAAGCTCTATTTTTTGGATGTTGGTTTATACAATTCTCTTACTGGACTTGAATGGGGAGACCTATTTAAATTGACTCCCGATAATCTACTTACTAAGGGAAATATCGCCGAACAGTTCGCCGTGCAGCACTTAGCATTTTTAACCCCCACAAAAGAGCCTTCGGATTTATATTATTGGTTAAGAGGCAAGAAAAAGGGAGCTGCCGAGGTAGATTTTATCTGTTCTTATAAAAGCAAAATTTTACCAATTGAAGTAAAGTCGGGAGCATCGGGTAAAATGCGCTCGCTGTGGCAACTAGTATATGATAAAAAAATCGACAGTGCGATTAGGCTCGACTTGTCCCTGCGAAAATCCTTATATAGTACAGTTTCACATCATATAAGAACTGGCGATGGGCTAAAGTCCGTCAAATGCAACTTAATTGGACTACCAATCTACCTAGTTGAAAACCTCTTTGCCATACTTGGTGGAGCGAATGATGCGCTAGCCAAAAAGAGCATCTAA
- the recF gene encoding DNA replication and repair protein RecF (All proteins in this family for which functions are known are DNA-binding proteins that assist the filamentation of RecA onto DNA for the initiation of recombination or recombinational repair.), with product MHIIRISLSGFRNLVKQDISFPERVTAIVGDNGQGKTNLLESIYLLSQARSFRTSKQVELIAWNEKPRSYSNLDLGDTSHIQDPFSSSESDKCTVSAKIIATDGEKEIKYDITPAGRNVYINAKRISNASSFYGQVRVVEFGAHDLEIIKGAPSCRRRFMDRAIAMLDRTYVERAVAYSRALKSRNAIIRENRENFSKSKLDEFVELLSVWNTALAQHGHFIARMRFDFIQGISQRFKRYYQILAGSSDNETEIRRERASVRYCSDFLDNSGVIKSQDDIEMVISQAIKSDFAKSTTSVGIQRDDLEIDIDVGSGEKSARHCASQGQTRSLALALKLATADFLTDNSEGDAPIFLLDDIESELDMRRKKALFKLIAHSKSQFIITLPYLLKDLENIVPHLAILQITNGLAEVRQTTN from the coding sequence GTGCACATAATACGTATATCGTTAAGTGGTTTTCGCAATCTCGTTAAGCAGGATATTTCCTTTCCAGAAAGAGTTACAGCTATTGTTGGTGATAATGGTCAGGGGAAAACTAATTTACTTGAATCAATATACCTCTTGAGCCAAGCTAGGTCTTTTCGCACCTCTAAACAGGTTGAACTAATTGCCTGGAACGAAAAACCCAGATCTTATTCGAATTTAGATTTAGGAGACACATCGCATATACAGGATCCATTCAGTAGTAGCGAAAGTGATAAATGCACAGTAAGTGCGAAAATTATCGCGACCGATGGCGAAAAAGAAATAAAATACGATATCACTCCTGCTGGTAGAAATGTGTATATCAACGCCAAACGGATCTCTAACGCAAGTTCCTTTTATGGACAAGTAAGAGTAGTAGAGTTTGGGGCGCACGATTTAGAGATCATTAAAGGGGCGCCATCATGCAGGCGCCGCTTTATGGATAGAGCTATAGCGATGCTCGATAGGACGTATGTAGAAAGAGCGGTGGCATATTCAAGAGCGTTAAAGAGCAGAAATGCCATTATTAGAGAAAATCGGGAGAACTTTAGTAAATCCAAGTTAGATGAGTTTGTTGAACTTCTGTCAGTGTGGAATACGGCTTTAGCTCAACATGGGCATTTTATTGCAAGAATGCGTTTCGATTTCATTCAGGGAATTAGCCAGAGGTTTAAGCGCTATTACCAGATCTTAGCGGGGTCTAGCGACAATGAGACTGAAATAAGGCGCGAGCGAGCTAGTGTTAGATATTGCAGTGATTTTTTGGACAATAGCGGAGTTATTAAGTCTCAGGACGATATTGAGATGGTTATTTCGCAGGCGATTAAGAGCGATTTTGCCAAATCGACAACTTCTGTAGGAATTCAGCGTGACGATTTAGAAATCGATATAGATGTTGGTAGTGGCGAGAAGTCAGCCAGGCATTGCGCCTCGCAGGGACAAACGAGAAGTTTAGCATTGGCTCTAAAGCTAGCCACGGCAGATTTCTTAACTGATAACAGTGAAGGAGATGCTCCTATCTTTTTGCTAGACGATATAGAGTCAGAACTGGACATGCGCAGAAAAAAAGCCCTTTTTAAACTTATTGCACATAGCAAATCTCAGTTCATTATAACCCTACCTTACTTGTTAAAAGACCTTGAAAATATCGTTCCACACTTAGCCATATTGCAAATCACAAATGGTTTGGCAGAGGTTCGACAAACAACTAATTAG
- the dnaN gene encoding DNA polymerase III subunit beta, with amino-acid sequence MQIEVNQKELYHLLYLTSTIANRRNTMPIVGNVKLTAGNGTLQVLASDLCISLLGDMDANVLRPGTLTVDAKFIYEIVKELPEEVVHISSTEDCRLEIVSGNSRFKVSGAASSEYPSINGLALINPVSVDAPKLHEMINNTLYAISTDDTRVNITGVCAELLDEEGQKNKLRFIGTDGHRLAIIDRVIDGFDMLTHSVIIPKKGVQEIKKLLEGNEGVAYVAINNGFFTVKSKRVILGVGLINGEFPNYRRHIPTEFKTSIDVDRLEFLSVARRVALVTTENARNVILSVNDSDLRVSCCSEGFGEAVENMHVRQDGDNVTVAFNARYLVELISAMTSSETVNIKLNGEKGSGVFVGDGDPLYMCVVMPVRFEQG; translated from the coding sequence ATGCAGATAGAAGTCAATCAAAAAGAACTTTATCATCTCTTGTATTTAACTAGTACAATCGCAAATCGTCGCAATACAATGCCGATAGTTGGTAACGTTAAACTTACGGCAGGGAATGGCACACTTCAAGTTTTAGCGTCGGACTTATGCATTAGCCTCTTAGGCGATATGGACGCAAATGTTTTAAGGCCAGGCACATTAACTGTTGATGCTAAGTTTATATACGAAATAGTAAAGGAACTCCCAGAAGAAGTTGTGCACATTAGTTCAACAGAAGACTGCCGGCTAGAAATAGTTTCTGGCAATTCCAGATTTAAGGTAAGCGGTGCTGCTTCATCTGAATACCCTAGCATAAATGGTTTGGCATTAATTAATCCTGTCTCGGTAGACGCGCCAAAACTACACGAGATGATAAATAACACTCTATATGCAATTTCCACAGACGATACTCGAGTAAACATAACTGGAGTTTGCGCAGAACTACTAGATGAAGAAGGCCAAAAAAATAAGCTGCGATTTATAGGTACCGACGGGCATCGCTTGGCAATTATAGACAGAGTTATTGATGGCTTCGATATGCTAACGCACAGCGTAATTATTCCTAAGAAGGGAGTACAAGAGATTAAGAAGCTACTAGAGGGAAATGAAGGAGTAGCATATGTGGCAATTAATAACGGTTTTTTTACTGTAAAAAGCAAGCGAGTGATACTGGGCGTAGGCTTAATTAATGGCGAGTTTCCAAATTATAGAAGGCATATCCCAACAGAGTTTAAAACGAGCATAGATGTTGATAGGCTTGAGTTCCTATCAGTAGCTAGGCGCGTAGCGCTAGTCACTACAGAAAATGCGAGAAATGTGATTTTAAGCGTTAATGATTCAGATTTGCGCGTTTCTTGTTGCAGCGAGGGTTTTGGCGAAGCTGTAGAAAATATGCACGTAAGACAAGATGGAGACAATGTGACTGTCGCGTTCAATGCGCGATACTTAGTCGAATTGATTTCGGCAATGACTAGTAGCGAGACAGTAAACATTAAGTTAAATGGCGAAAAGGGGTCGGGAGTGTTTGTTGGAGATGGAGATCCATTATACATGTGCGTAGTTATGCCTGTGCGTTTTGAACAGGGATAA